A stretch of the Vitis vinifera cultivar Pinot Noir 40024 chromosome 16, ASM3070453v1 genome encodes the following:
- the LOC100260796 gene encoding low-temperature-induced 65 kDa protein isoform X5 produces MDYPQTGHPHGHHYEEDPHSVGLHSATEGEDHHEKKSVLKKVKDKAKKIKDTITKHGHGQHHDEHGQEFDEEDDEDEEMAEEQGGQKLYAGQSGPTLERTTAMKEDPLVPKDATTTPFPSQTPGKEDTSRQYGDNLGRPTAMEDHPYAPDNTPQTFSVEPYSTTRLDEHPKEGNPEKSRVNLGASMGLEENPHAPKDRPEAVDPPNYQTKVADPTGDGGEEVVIAPIISSFDKISVQDKPEQPFATRTGSHDQFSPEPLPAETKTTEDPQDTNNAEKPSNEKTYTEKISTAAISAKNTVASKLGYGGTDKGEETHEGGDQTAKKTSSVTEYGKKIANTLTETLSPVYGKVAEAGSAVKSKVQGTGSEREGPKEHDKGSEPEGCRAPDNVVSMKAYLAEKLKPSDEDRALSEVISDALQKRKQEPELETKSKPMGKVTESEEVARRLGTENKPSGEASDSGDVKFDSSSNVNSGSGVVDKLRGAVSSWLGKGGDSQTRPQPIGNEGFSTSGNGGERQGNDVAKDKRT; encoded by the exons ATGGATTATCCCCAAACAGGACATCCTCATGGCCATCATTACGAGGAAGACCCCCACAGCGTTGGGCTACATTCTG CGACGGAAGGTGAGGATCACCATGAGAAGAAGTCGGTTCTGAAGAAGGTGAAGGACAAGGCCAAGAAGATAAAGGACACCATTACAAAGCATGGCCATGGCCAGCATCACGATGAACATGGTCAGGAGTTTGATGAAGAGGATGATGAGGATGAAGAAATGGCGGAAGAACAGGGTGGACAGA AATTGTATGCAGGGCAAAGTGGGCCAACTTTGGAAAGAACAACAGCCATGAAAGAGGACCCTCTTGTTCCAAAAGACGCGACAACTACTCCATTTCCAAGCCAGACTCCTGGGAAAGAGGACACTTCAAGGCAGTATGGGGACAATCTGGGAAGGCCAACGGCAATGGAGGATCACCCTTATGCCCCGGATAACACACCCCAAACCTTTTCTGTTGAGCCATATTCAACTACAAGGCTTGATGAGCATCCGAAAGAGGGAAACCCGGAGAAATCTAGAGTCAATTTAGGAGCATCAATGGGTTTAGAGGAGAATCCTCACGCGCCGAAGGATAGGCCAGAAGCAGTTGATCCTCCCAACTATCAGACCAAGGTCGCTGATCCAACTGGTGATG GTGGTGAAGAAGTGGTAATCGCTCCCATTATTAGTTCTTTTGACAAAATAAGTGTACAGGATAAGCCAGAACAACCGTTTGCTACTAGGACAGGAAGCCATGACCAGTTCTCTCCAGAGCCACTTCCCGCCGAGACCAAAACCACAGAAGATCCCCAGGATACCAACAATGCTGAGAAGCCATCCAACGAGAAAACATACACCGAAAAGATCTCAACTGCAGCAATATCTGCAAAGAACACTGTAGCTTCAAAGCTTGGATATGGAGGGACCGACAAAGGAGAGGAAACGCATGAAGGAGGCGACCAAACTGCTAAAAAAACTTCCTCCGTAACTGAATATGGTAAGAAAATTGCAAACACATTGACTGAAACGCTTTCGCCTGTGTATGGGAAGGTGGCAGAAGCAGGAAGTGCAGTGAAGTCCAAGGTGCAAGGCACTGGTTCGGAAAGAGAAGGGCCTAAAGAGCATGACAAGGGTTCTGAACCGGAGGGCTGCAGAGCACCAGATAATGTAGTCTCAATGAAGGCCTATTTGGCTGAGAAGTTGAAGCCCAGCGATGAAGACAGGGCCCTTTCTGAGGTTATTTCGGATGCGTTGCAGAAGAGGAAGCAAGAGCCTGAGCTTGAGACTAAGTCTAAGCCAATGGGGAAGGTGACAGAGTCGGAGGAGGTGGCGAGGAGGCTGGGCACCGAAAATAAGCCTTCAGGGGAAGCCTCTGATTCTGGAGACGTGAAATTTGATTCTTCGAGCAATGTGAACTCTGGGTCTGGTGTGGTGGATAAGCTTAGAGGGGCAGTTAGTTCATGGCTTGGGAAAGGAGGAGACTCACAGACACGCCCACAGCCCATTG GCAATGAAGGTTTTTCCACTTCTGGCAATGGGGGAGAAAGGCAAGGAAATGACGTTGCGAAGGATAAAAGAACTTAG